One Pseudonocardia abyssalis DNA segment encodes these proteins:
- a CDS encoding MerR family transcriptional regulator: MDNPPSGTPEQGELFPDPLLGAGLDGMPDQLVGFRGPTACQVVGITYRQLDYWARTGLVMPSIRGAAGSGSQRLYSFKDVLVLKVVKRLLDAGVSLQNIRVAVEHLRRRGIRDLAGITLFSDGTTVYECSSPEEVVDLLKGGQGVFGIAVSGAMREISGSIKDFPVERADGGSVDETPEDELSRRRARRAIS; encoded by the coding sequence GTGGACAACCCGCCGTCGGGTACGCCCGAGCAGGGTGAGCTCTTCCCCGATCCACTGTTGGGTGCCGGACTCGACGGGATGCCCGACCAGCTCGTCGGGTTCCGCGGTCCCACCGCCTGCCAGGTCGTCGGCATCACCTACCGCCAGCTCGACTACTGGGCGCGCACCGGCCTGGTCATGCCCTCGATACGGGGCGCGGCCGGTTCGGGATCGCAGCGCCTGTACTCCTTCAAGGACGTGCTGGTCCTCAAGGTGGTCAAGCGCCTGCTCGACGCCGGGGTGTCGCTGCAGAACATCCGCGTCGCGGTCGAGCACCTGCGCCGCCGCGGGATACGGGACCTCGCCGGCATCACGCTGTTCTCCGACGGCACCACCGTCTACGAGTGCAGTTCGCCCGAGGAGGTCGTCGACCTGCTCAAGGGCGGCCAGGGCGTCTTCGGCATCGCCGTGTCCGGCGCGATGCGCGAGATCAGCGGCTCCATCAAGGACTTCCCGGTCGAGCGCGCCGACGGCGGCAGCGTCGACGAGACGCCCGAGGACGAGCTGTCCCGCCGCCGCGCCCGCCGCGCCATCTCCTGA
- a CDS encoding OsmC family protein, whose amino-acid sequence MDTAALKAMQAPLKAQYTEDPGTALVTLKAEGELDGSGIACKVRTATALSEAGLHPATGGDGTQLCSGDMLLEALVACAGVTLRAVATALDLQVSGTVHAEGDLDFRGTLGVAKDAPVGFRDIRLNFALDTTADADQIATLMKLTERYCVVLQTIVSSPKTDVTVTTA is encoded by the coding sequence ATGGACACCGCTGCCCTGAAGGCCATGCAGGCTCCGCTCAAGGCCCAGTACACCGAGGACCCCGGGACGGCGCTGGTCACGCTGAAGGCCGAGGGCGAGCTCGACGGCTCCGGCATCGCGTGCAAGGTGCGCACCGCCACCGCGCTGTCGGAGGCCGGTCTGCACCCCGCCACCGGCGGCGACGGCACGCAGCTCTGCTCGGGCGACATGCTCCTCGAGGCGCTCGTCGCCTGCGCCGGGGTCACGCTCCGGGCCGTCGCCACCGCCCTGGACCTGCAGGTGTCCGGCACCGTGCACGCCGAGGGCGACCTCGACTTCCGCGGCACCCTCGGCGTCGCGAAGGACGCCCCGGTCGGCTTCCGCGACATCCGCCTGAACTTCGCGCTGGACACCACCGCCGACGCCGACCAGATCGCCACGCTGATGAAGCTGACCGAGCGCTACTGCGTCGTGCTCCAGACGATCGTGTCGTCGCCGAAGACGGACGTCACGGTCACCACTGCGTGA
- a CDS encoding bifunctional nuclease family protein produces the protein MSEMRVVGVRVELPANQPILLLRETSGDRYLPIWIGSVEATAIALEQQGVKPARPLTHDLLKDVISSLGRRLEQVRITDLQEGTFYAELIFDGGITVSARPSDSVALALRIGVPIHAEESVLAEAGLVIPDEQEDEVEKFREFLDSISPEDFRGAQP, from the coding sequence ATGAGCGAGATGCGCGTCGTGGGAGTCCGAGTCGAACTCCCCGCGAACCAGCCCATCCTCCTGTTGCGGGAGACCAGCGGTGACCGCTACCTGCCGATCTGGATCGGCTCGGTGGAGGCCACGGCGATCGCCCTGGAGCAGCAGGGGGTCAAGCCCGCCCGGCCGTTGACCCATGACCTCCTCAAGGACGTGATCTCCTCGCTCGGGCGCCGCCTCGAGCAGGTGCGGATCACCGACCTGCAGGAGGGCACCTTCTACGCCGAGCTGATCTTCGACGGTGGCATCACGGTGTCCGCACGACCGAGTGACTCGGTCGCGCTGGCGCTGCGGATCGGGGTCCCGATCCACGCGGAGGAGAGCGTGCTCGCCGAGGCGGGCCTGGTCATCCCCGACGAGCAGGAGGACGAGGTCGAGAAGTTCCGCGAGTTCCTCGACTCCATCTCTCCCGAGGACTTCCGGGGCGCCCAACCCTGA
- a CDS encoding CDP-alcohol phosphatidyltransferase family protein, translating to MAAPPEDRVLTIPNLLSLLRLAGVPLFLWLLLWPGADGTQGWGDGWAVLVLAVGGFTDWLDGKLARLLGQYSRLGALLDPAVDRLYILAALVALGAREIVPWWFVALLVVRDLVLGCCVLVLRRRGYGPFVVVYLGKAATFLLLYAFPLLLLGQADGVLAAVALPFGLAFAVWGTALYLWSGALYLAQFVLALRTRIPA from the coding sequence GTGGCCGCGCCGCCCGAGGACCGGGTACTGACGATCCCCAACCTGCTCAGCCTGCTGCGCCTGGCCGGAGTGCCGCTGTTCCTGTGGCTGCTGCTCTGGCCCGGGGCCGACGGCACGCAGGGCTGGGGCGACGGCTGGGCGGTGCTGGTGCTCGCCGTCGGTGGCTTCACCGACTGGCTCGACGGCAAGCTGGCGCGGCTGCTGGGCCAGTACTCGCGGCTCGGCGCCCTGCTCGACCCGGCCGTCGACCGCCTCTACATCCTCGCCGCGCTCGTCGCGTTGGGGGCGCGCGAGATCGTGCCGTGGTGGTTCGTCGCCCTGCTCGTGGTGCGTGACCTGGTGCTCGGCTGCTGCGTGCTGGTGCTGCGGCGGCGCGGGTACGGGCCGTTCGTCGTCGTCTACCTGGGGAAGGCGGCCACGTTCCTGCTGTTGTACGCGTTCCCGCTGCTGCTGCTGGGTCAGGCCGACGGCGTGCTCGCCGCGGTCGCGCTGCCGTTCGGGCTCGCGTTCGCCGTCTGGGGCACCGCGCTGTACCTCTGGTCCGGGGCGCTGTACCTGGCCCAGTTCGTGCTGGCCCTGCGTACTAGGATTCCGGCGTGA
- a CDS encoding ATP-binding protein — MRITGTPAGAAPRLEHSVGYHYSRTHLLGQLVPRAQAAADRGEPVALALAPDTEAALRAELGPDVVLHALATPADVGSGQTVALQRGRELRELTRGTGPVSVLSEHRSELDGPDGSFWTEFDAAVNVALSELPIRMTCFFPEMPLHLCVLDGARENHPLVLVDGELRHNTLHRAPRDVLAGHPVAPPLLLGAPDLTVGFQSWELQEVRRAVRGIAGAAGFTDDRVDDVVLAVNEVATNAVEHGGPHAELQVWATGGGLVCEVHDAGDLADPLPGMTSPHPSEPRGRGLWIARQVCDLLHVWSDDRGTHVRVCAAP, encoded by the coding sequence GTGAGGATCACCGGGACGCCGGCCGGTGCGGCCCCGCGGCTGGAGCACTCCGTCGGCTACCACTACTCGCGCACCCACCTGCTCGGGCAGCTCGTGCCGCGCGCGCAGGCGGCGGCCGACCGCGGGGAACCGGTCGCGCTCGCGCTCGCCCCCGACACCGAGGCCGCGCTGCGCGCCGAGCTCGGCCCGGACGTCGTCCTGCACGCGCTCGCGACGCCCGCCGACGTCGGGTCGGGACAGACCGTCGCGCTGCAGCGCGGTCGCGAGCTGCGCGAGCTCACCCGTGGCACGGGCCCGGTGTCCGTGCTCTCCGAGCACCGGTCCGAACTGGACGGTCCCGACGGGAGCTTCTGGACCGAGTTCGACGCCGCCGTCAACGTCGCGCTGTCCGAGCTGCCGATCCGGATGACGTGCTTCTTCCCCGAGATGCCGTTGCACCTGTGCGTGCTCGACGGTGCGCGCGAGAACCATCCGCTCGTGCTCGTCGACGGTGAGCTCCGGCACAACACGCTGCACCGCGCGCCCCGCGACGTGCTGGCCGGGCACCCGGTGGCGCCGCCGCTGCTGCTCGGCGCCCCCGACCTGACCGTCGGGTTCCAGTCCTGGGAGCTGCAGGAGGTCCGGCGGGCGGTACGGGGCATCGCGGGTGCCGCCGGGTTCACCGACGACCGCGTCGACGACGTCGTGCTGGCCGTCAACGAGGTCGCCACCAACGCGGTCGAGCACGGCGGACCCCACGCCGAGCTGCAGGTGTGGGCCACCGGCGGCGGGCTGGTGTGCGAGGTGCACGACGCGGGCGATCTCGCCGACCCGCTGCCCGGCATGACCTCCCCGCACCCCTCCGAGCCGCGCGGGCGCGGTCTGTGGATCGCGCGGCAGGTGTGCGACCTGCTGCACGTGTGGTCCGACGACCGCGGGACCCACGTCCGGGTCTGCGCGGCACCGTGA
- the gcvP gene encoding aminomethyl-transferring glycine dehydrogenase, with the protein MSTDRVSLAALEKGVPFADRHIGPRPADLDAMLAAVGVSSLDELADRAVPDTIHDGPDVPSTLPPAASETEVLAELRALAARNTVTVPMIGLGYSGTITPPVIRRHVLENPAWYTAYTPYQPEISQGRLEALLTFQTAVADLTGLPVAGASLLDEATAAAEAMTLLRRAGKAPSNRFVVDADTLPQTIDVLRTRAEPLGIELVIADGLPEGEFFGALLSYPGASGLVRDPSDLIAEAHDRGALVAVAADLLALTLLTPPGELGADAVVGTTQRFGVPMAFGGPHAAFLSVGQKLARQLPGRLVGMSRDADGNPALRLALQTREQHIRREKATSNICTAQVLLAVVAACYAVYHGPDGLRTIARRTHRMTAVLAAGLRAGGVELAHDAFFDTVTARVPGRADQIATAAHDAGIALRRVDADTLAVACSELTTRAHLETVWAAFGVAGSVDDLDAATDDALPADLARAGEYLTHPVFHEHRSETSLMRWLRRLADADLALDRTMIPLGSCTMKLNATAEMEPITWPGFADLHPFAPTADAEGSLELIADLERWLAELTGYAAVSLQPNAGSQGEFAGLLAIAAYHRSRGDDHRDVCLIPASAHGTNAASAVMAGMRVVVVATAPTGDVDLDDLNAKIAEHRGALAALMITYPSTHGVYEAQVREVCDAVHEAGGQVYVDGANLNALVGAARPGAFGGDVSHLNLHKTFCIPHGGGGPGVGPVAVAEHLAPFLPGRGIVGPVSAAPHGSPGVLPISWAYVRLMGLDGLRRATLTAVAAANYVAVRLGEHYPVLYAGTDGQVAHECILDLRGITKDTGVTVDDVAKRLADHGLHAPTMSFPVAGTLMVEPTESEDLAEIDRFVDAMISIKGEIDRVAAGEWPVDDNPLRGAPHTAACIADKWDHPYPRELAAYPTGVTPGVHDRKVWPPVRRIDGAHGDRNLVCSCPPVEAYS; encoded by the coding sequence TTGAGCACCGATCGCGTCTCGCTCGCCGCCCTGGAGAAGGGTGTGCCGTTCGCCGACCGGCACATCGGGCCCCGCCCCGCCGACCTCGACGCGATGCTCGCCGCCGTCGGGGTCTCCTCCCTCGACGAGCTGGCCGACCGCGCGGTGCCGGACACGATCCACGACGGGCCCGACGTCCCCTCGACGCTGCCGCCCGCGGCGTCGGAGACCGAGGTCCTCGCCGAGCTCCGGGCGCTGGCCGCCCGCAACACCGTGACCGTCCCGATGATCGGGCTCGGCTACTCCGGCACCATCACCCCGCCGGTGATCCGCCGCCACGTCCTGGAGAACCCCGCCTGGTACACGGCGTACACGCCGTACCAGCCGGAGATCAGCCAGGGCCGGCTCGAGGCGCTCCTGACGTTCCAGACCGCCGTCGCCGACCTCACCGGCCTGCCGGTCGCCGGCGCCTCCCTGCTCGACGAGGCCACCGCGGCCGCCGAGGCGATGACGTTGCTGCGCCGGGCAGGCAAGGCCCCGAGCAACCGCTTCGTCGTGGACGCCGACACGCTGCCGCAGACGATCGACGTCCTGCGGACCCGCGCCGAGCCGCTCGGGATCGAGCTCGTGATCGCCGACGGCCTGCCCGAGGGCGAGTTCTTCGGGGCCCTGCTGTCCTACCCCGGCGCGTCCGGTCTGGTCCGCGACCCGTCCGACCTGATCGCCGAGGCCCACGACCGCGGAGCGCTGGTGGCCGTGGCCGCCGACCTGCTCGCGCTCACGCTGCTCACCCCGCCCGGGGAGCTGGGTGCCGACGCGGTCGTCGGCACCACCCAGCGCTTCGGCGTGCCGATGGCCTTCGGCGGTCCGCACGCCGCGTTCCTCTCCGTCGGGCAGAAGCTGGCCCGCCAGCTCCCCGGCCGGCTCGTCGGGATGTCCCGCGACGCCGACGGCAACCCGGCGCTGCGGCTGGCCCTGCAGACCCGTGAACAGCACATCCGCCGCGAGAAGGCCACCTCGAACATCTGCACCGCGCAGGTGCTGCTGGCCGTCGTCGCCGCCTGCTACGCCGTCTACCACGGCCCCGACGGCCTGCGGACGATCGCGCGGCGCACCCACCGGATGACCGCGGTGCTCGCCGCCGGGCTGCGTGCCGGGGGAGTGGAGCTCGCCCACGACGCGTTCTTCGACACCGTCACCGCGCGCGTGCCGGGTCGCGCCGACCAGATCGCCACCGCCGCGCACGACGCCGGGATCGCGCTGCGCCGTGTCGACGCCGACACGCTCGCCGTCGCCTGCTCCGAGCTCACCACCCGCGCGCACCTGGAGACCGTGTGGGCCGCGTTCGGCGTCGCCGGGTCCGTCGACGACCTCGACGCCGCCACCGACGACGCCCTGCCCGCGGACCTGGCCCGGGCCGGCGAGTACCTGACCCACCCCGTCTTCCACGAGCACCGCAGCGAGACCTCGCTGATGCGCTGGCTGCGTCGCCTCGCCGACGCCGACCTGGCCCTGGACCGGACGATGATCCCGCTGGGCTCGTGCACGATGAAGCTCAACGCCACCGCGGAGATGGAACCGATCACCTGGCCCGGGTTCGCCGACCTGCACCCGTTCGCCCCGACCGCCGACGCCGAGGGTTCGCTGGAACTGATCGCCGACCTGGAGCGCTGGCTCGCCGAGCTCACCGGCTACGCGGCGGTGTCGCTGCAGCCCAATGCGGGCAGCCAGGGTGAGTTCGCCGGCCTGCTGGCGATCGCGGCGTACCACCGCTCCCGCGGCGACGACCACCGCGACGTCTGCCTGATCCCGGCGTCCGCGCACGGCACCAACGCGGCGTCCGCGGTGATGGCCGGGATGCGCGTCGTCGTGGTGGCCACCGCCCCCACCGGCGACGTCGACCTCGACGACCTGAACGCCAAGATCGCCGAGCACCGAGGCGCCCTGGCCGCGTTGATGATCACCTACCCGTCCACGCACGGCGTGTACGAGGCCCAGGTCCGCGAGGTCTGCGACGCGGTGCACGAGGCCGGCGGGCAGGTCTACGTCGACGGCGCGAACCTGAACGCGCTGGTCGGCGCCGCCCGACCGGGGGCGTTCGGCGGCGACGTCAGCCACCTCAACCTGCACAAGACGTTCTGCATCCCGCACGGCGGCGGCGGTCCGGGCGTCGGGCCGGTGGCGGTCGCGGAGCACCTCGCACCGTTCCTGCCGGGCCGGGGGATCGTCGGCCCGGTCTCGGCCGCGCCCCACGGCAGCCCCGGCGTCCTGCCGATCTCCTGGGCCTACGTCCGGCTGATGGGGCTCGACGGGCTGCGCCGCGCCACGCTCACCGCCGTGGCCGCGGCCAACTACGTCGCCGTCCGGCTGGGGGAGCACTACCCGGTGCTCTACGCGGGCACCGACGGCCAGGTGGCCCACGAGTGCATCCTCGACCTGCGGGGGATCACGAAGGACACCGGCGTCACCGTCGACGACGTGGCCAAACGCCTCGCCGACCACGGCCTGCACGCACCCACGATGTCGTTCCCGGTGGCCGGCACGCTGATGGTGGAGCCCACCGAGAGCGAGGACCTCGCCGAGATCGACCGCTTCGTCGACGCGATGATCTCGATCAAGGGCGAGATCGACCGCGTCGCGGCGGGGGAGTGGCCGGTCGACGACAACCCGCTGCGCGGCGCCCCGCACACCGCGGCCTGCATCGCCGACAAGTGGGACCACCCGTACCCGCGGGAGCTGGCGGCGTACCCGACGGGGGTGACGCCGGGCGTGCACGACCGCAAGGTGTGGCCGCCGGTGCGCCGGATCGACGGGGCGCACGGCGACCGCAACCTGGTCTGTTCCTGCCCGCCGGTCGAGGCGTACTCGTGA
- the gcvH gene encoding glycine cleavage system protein GcvH, giving the protein MIPDDLRYTEAHEWVRELGDGVVRIGITDHAQNQLGDVVFVQLPDVGASVAAGAAVGEVESTKSVSDIYSPLTGEIVAVNEALADSPELVNSGPYEAGWMIDLRVTDGGLDALLDAGAYAELTGA; this is encoded by the coding sequence GTGATTCCCGACGATCTCCGGTACACCGAGGCGCACGAGTGGGTGCGGGAGCTGGGCGATGGCGTCGTCCGCATCGGTATCACCGACCACGCCCAGAACCAGCTCGGTGACGTCGTCTTCGTCCAGCTGCCCGACGTCGGGGCCTCCGTGGCCGCGGGCGCGGCGGTCGGCGAGGTCGAGTCCACCAAGTCCGTCTCCGACATCTACTCCCCGTTGACCGGCGAGATCGTGGCCGTCAACGAGGCCCTCGCCGACAGCCCCGAGCTCGTCAACTCCGGTCCGTACGAGGCCGGCTGGATGATCGACCTCCGGGTGACCGACGGCGGTCTGGACGCTCTGCTCGACGCCGGGGCCTACGCCGAGCTGACGGGCGCCTGA
- a CDS encoding YiaA/YiaB family inner membrane protein, with product MTSTTPPVSPTSAAFHIQAVLSFGISLTAVAVAVVYLPADGWVRAFLGLGILYVTTSAFTLAKTIRDRQEVSTVVTRVDQARMDKLLAEHDPYAVR from the coding sequence ATGACCTCGACCACGCCGCCCGTCTCGCCCACCTCCGCCGCCTTCCACATCCAGGCGGTCCTGTCGTTCGGCATCTCGCTCACCGCGGTCGCCGTCGCCGTGGTCTACCTGCCGGCCGACGGCTGGGTCCGCGCGTTCCTCGGCCTCGGCATCCTCTACGTCACGACCTCGGCGTTCACGCTCGCCAAGACGATCCGCGACCGCCAGGAGGTGAGCACCGTCGTCACCCGCGTCGACCAGGCCCGCATGGACAAGCTGCTGGCCGAGCACGACCCGTACGCGGTGCGCTGA
- a CDS encoding acetolactate synthase large subunit, with the protein MNGAGSLLRTLTGAGVDVCFANPGTSEMHFVAALDGVPEMRAVLALFEGVATGAADGYARMTGRPAAVLLHLGPGLGNGLANLHNARRAGTPVLAVVGDHALTHAPLDAPLQSDIAAVAGSVSGWVRHSASAADVGTDAADAVAAALRGQVATLVLPADVSWGDGGRVAPPTAVPDRPVAGPEALREAADALSSGEPTVLLVGGDALRAGGLAAANRIAAATGARLLAETFPARLERGAGVAPVARLAYLGDAARHQIGAARHLVLVGTRSPVAFFGYPGKDGDLVPDGCAVHPVVDGSGAAAAALEELADLLSPGTTAETAPAARPDLPTGELTVASAAAVVGALLPEGAIVVDEAITSGAGLPGATAGAPRHDWLTLTGGAIGYGLPAATGAAVACPDRPVWCLQADGSAMYTISALWTHAREGLDVTTVIYHNSAYAILRAELAQVGATGGPATAGLLGLDRPDLDFTALARGMGVPAERAGTAGELAAALLRAAAEPGPHLIEAMVPSPA; encoded by the coding sequence GTGAACGGTGCCGGTTCCCTCCTCCGTACCCTGACCGGCGCGGGCGTCGACGTCTGCTTCGCCAACCCCGGCACGTCGGAGATGCACTTCGTCGCCGCGCTGGACGGGGTCCCGGAGATGCGGGCGGTGCTCGCACTGTTCGAGGGCGTGGCCACCGGCGCCGCCGACGGCTACGCCCGCATGACCGGGCGCCCGGCCGCGGTCCTGCTGCATCTGGGCCCCGGCCTGGGCAACGGGCTGGCCAACCTGCACAACGCGCGCCGCGCCGGCACCCCGGTGCTGGCGGTCGTGGGCGATCACGCCCTCACCCACGCCCCGCTCGACGCCCCGCTGCAGTCCGACATCGCCGCGGTCGCCGGCAGCGTGTCGGGGTGGGTGCGGCACAGCGCGTCCGCGGCCGACGTGGGGACCGACGCCGCCGACGCGGTGGCTGCGGCGCTGCGCGGGCAGGTCGCCACGCTCGTGCTCCCCGCCGACGTCAGCTGGGGCGACGGCGGGCGGGTCGCGCCGCCCACGGCCGTCCCGGACCGGCCCGTCGCCGGTCCGGAGGCGCTGCGGGAGGCCGCCGACGCCCTGTCCTCCGGCGAGCCCACGGTCCTGCTGGTCGGCGGCGACGCCCTGCGCGCCGGTGGGCTCGCCGCCGCCAACCGGATCGCCGCGGCCACCGGGGCCCGGCTGCTCGCCGAGACCTTCCCGGCCCGGCTGGAGCGCGGCGCGGGCGTCGCACCGGTGGCGCGGCTCGCCTACCTCGGGGACGCCGCGCGCCACCAGATCGGAGCGGCCCGGCACCTGGTGCTGGTCGGCACCCGCTCCCCCGTCGCGTTCTTCGGCTACCCGGGCAAGGACGGCGACCTCGTTCCCGACGGCTGCGCGGTGCACCCCGTCGTCGACGGGTCGGGGGCGGCGGCGGCCGCCCTGGAGGAGCTCGCCGACCTCCTCTCCCCCGGCACCACGGCGGAGACGGCCCCGGCCGCGCGTCCGGACCTGCCGACCGGCGAGCTGACGGTGGCCTCGGCGGCCGCCGTGGTCGGGGCGCTGCTTCCGGAGGGCGCGATCGTCGTCGACGAGGCGATCACCTCCGGGGCCGGGCTGCCCGGCGCGACCGCGGGTGCCCCGCGCCACGACTGGCTCACCCTCACCGGCGGCGCGATCGGCTACGGCCTCCCCGCCGCCACCGGCGCCGCCGTCGCCTGCCCGGACCGCCCGGTCTGGTGCCTGCAGGCCGACGGCAGCGCGATGTACACGATCTCCGCGCTGTGGACCCACGCGCGCGAGGGTCTGGACGTGACGACCGTGATCTACCACAACAGCGCGTACGCGATCCTGCGCGCGGAACTGGCCCAGGTCGGCGCCACCGGCGGGCCGGCCACCGCGGGGCTGCTCGGGCTCGACCGCCCGGATCTCGACTTCACCGCACTCGCCCGCGGGATGGGTGTGCCCGCGGAGCGCGCCGGCACCGCCGGGGAACTGGCCGCCGCACTGCTCCGGGCTGCGGCCGAGCCGGGGCCGCACCTGATCGAGGCGATGGTGCCCTCCCCGGCCTGA
- a CDS encoding MEDS domain-containing protein, with amino-acid sequence MTVLADVPPVAHACAVPVGDEQLWEMTAAYLAEGIAAGERVLYFDDGRAGSLLQRLDDDRVAYRAAMHTGQFSIVPQDVTRALLTSSAGELIAAVDGVVTESLEQGYDSVRLMGDGSHGLEHDGGVMMVEYESRLDEVLGPRPGRMLCAYDRGRYPEDVLQKLREVHRHEVVVPAIYDDSLLRITGPAPSTVRVAGEIDHSNRPRLRRVLDSALDEALRSHSSSSDITLDLSSLRFLDVAGAVSLVHAAEEFPSTHTLVLTGARPGVLRLLDRCGAPFARQLRIEPRTPIETVVADDPDADDAAAAS; translated from the coding sequence ATGACCGTGCTCGCCGACGTGCCGCCCGTGGCGCACGCCTGCGCGGTCCCGGTCGGCGACGAACAGCTCTGGGAGATGACGGCCGCCTACCTCGCCGAGGGCATCGCGGCGGGCGAGCGGGTCCTCTACTTCGACGACGGCCGCGCCGGGTCCCTGCTCCAGCGCCTCGACGACGACCGCGTCGCCTACCGCGCCGCGATGCACACCGGCCAGTTCTCGATCGTCCCGCAGGACGTCACCCGTGCCCTGCTCACCAGCAGTGCCGGCGAGCTGATCGCCGCGGTCGACGGCGTCGTCACCGAGTCGCTGGAACAGGGCTACGACTCCGTCCGCCTGATGGGCGACGGCAGCCACGGACTGGAGCACGACGGCGGCGTGATGATGGTCGAGTACGAGTCCCGCCTCGACGAGGTCCTCGGCCCGCGCCCCGGGAGGATGCTGTGCGCCTACGACCGCGGCCGCTACCCCGAGGACGTCCTGCAGAAGCTGCGCGAGGTGCACCGGCACGAGGTCGTCGTGCCCGCGATCTACGACGACAGCCTGCTGCGGATCACCGGTCCCGCCCCGTCGACGGTGCGGGTCGCGGGCGAGATCGACCACAGCAACCGCCCGCGGCTGCGCCGCGTGCTGGACTCCGCGCTCGACGAGGCGCTGCGCTCGCACTCGTCGTCGTCGGACATCACCCTGGACCTGTCGTCGCTGCGCTTCCTCGACGTCGCGGGGGCCGTGAGCCTCGTGCACGCCGCCGAGGAGTTCCCGAGCACCCACACGCTCGTCCTCACCGGCGCGCGTCCGGGCGTCCTGCGGCTGCTCGACCGGTGCGGGGCACCGTTCGCCCGTCAGCTGCGGATCGAGCCCCGGACGCCGATCGAGACCGTGGTGGCCGACGATCCCGACGCCGACGACGCCGCGGCCGCGTCGTGA
- a CDS encoding NosD domain-containing protein: protein MKLARLLVVPMAAALLLALTSVGNAAPPSTKACSGGTAVSDAAGLTRALAAAGPGSVIRLASGTYTGNFVARGAGTSSRPIVLCGPRTAILTAGTIATGYTLHLDAARYWQVSGFTVRGGQKGVMADATRDSRIEGLLIEGTGDEALHLRTHSSDNAVRNNVIRNVGSRTPAVGEGIYVGTAQSNWCTYTACRPDRSDRNLVEGNDISTTRAESVDIKEGTTGGILRNNRFNGAGMTDADSWVDVKGNGWTISGNLGTTSSADGFQLHRILDGWGLDNVFSGNTATVNGPGYGINLSTNRDRNRVTCTNKAYGAAKGLANVACR from the coding sequence GTGAAGCTCGCCCGTCTCCTCGTGGTCCCGATGGCGGCCGCGCTGCTGCTCGCGCTGACGTCGGTCGGGAACGCCGCACCGCCGTCGACGAAGGCGTGCTCGGGCGGCACGGCGGTCTCCGACGCCGCCGGTCTCACCCGGGCACTGGCCGCGGCGGGGCCGGGCTCGGTGATCCGGCTCGCGTCGGGCACCTACACCGGGAACTTCGTCGCCCGCGGCGCCGGCACGTCGAGTCGGCCGATCGTGCTCTGCGGCCCCCGCACCGCGATCCTCACCGCGGGCACCATCGCCACCGGCTACACGCTGCACCTCGACGCGGCCCGGTACTGGCAGGTCAGCGGGTTCACCGTGCGCGGCGGCCAGAAGGGCGTGATGGCCGACGCCACCCGCGACAGCCGCATCGAGGGCCTGCTGATCGAGGGCACCGGCGACGAGGCCCTGCACCTGCGGACCCACAGCAGCGACAACGCGGTGCGCAACAACGTGATCCGCAACGTCGGCTCGCGGACCCCGGCGGTGGGGGAGGGCATCTACGTCGGCACGGCGCAGAGCAACTGGTGCACCTACACCGCGTGCCGGCCCGACCGCAGCGACCGCAACCTCGTCGAGGGCAACGACATCTCCACGACGCGTGCGGAGTCGGTCGACATCAAGGAGGGCACGACCGGCGGGATCCTGCGCAACAACCGCTTCAACGGGGCCGGGATGACCGACGCCGACTCCTGGGTCGACGTGAAGGGCAACGGCTGGACGATCAGCGGCAACCTCGGCACGACCAGCTCCGCCGACGGCTTCCAGCTCCACCGCATCCTCGACGGGTGGGGCCTGGACAACGTGTTCAGCGGCAACACCGCCACCGTCAACGGCCCCGGGTACGGCATCAACCTGTCGACCAACAGGGACCGCAACCGCGTGACCTGCACGAACAAGGCGTACGGCGCGGCGAAGGGCCTGGCGAACGTGGCCTGCCGCTAG
- the garA gene encoding glycogen accumulation regulator GarA, producing the protein MTTNDGPGVPPERAPEMTSVFRADFLADAEPPAQDQPISGVDALPAGAALLVVKRGPNAGSRFLLDRVSTSAGRHPDSDIFLDDVTVSRRHAEFRRDSGEFVVVDVGSLNGTYVNREPVDTAVLANGDEVQIGKFRLVFLTGPQETGAE; encoded by the coding sequence GTGACCACGAACGACGGGCCAGGCGTACCGCCGGAGCGCGCCCCCGAGATGACGTCGGTCTTCCGTGCCGACTTCCTCGCCGACGCCGAGCCGCCCGCTCAGGACCAGCCGATCTCCGGCGTCGACGCCCTCCCCGCCGGGGCCGCCCTCCTGGTGGTCAAGCGCGGCCCGAACGCCGGCTCCCGGTTCCTGCTCGACCGCGTCTCCACGAGCGCGGGACGGCACCCGGACAGCGACATCTTCCTCGACGACGTCACCGTCTCGCGTCGCCACGCGGAGTTCCGCCGCGACTCCGGCGAGTTCGTCGTCGTCGACGTCGGGAGCCTCAACGGCACCTACGTCAACCGCGAGCCGGTCGACACCGCAGTGCTCGCCAACGGTGACGAGGTCCAGATCGGCAAGTTCCGCCTCGTCTTCCTCACCGGACCGCAGGAGACCGGCGCGGAGTGA